From Candoia aspera isolate rCanAsp1 chromosome 4, rCanAsp1.hap2, whole genome shotgun sequence, a single genomic window includes:
- the SRRT gene encoding serrate RNA effector molecule homolog isoform X2, translating into MGDSDDEYDRRRRDKFRRERSDYDRSRERDDRRRDDWSDREWDRGRERRSRGEYRDYDRSRRERFSPPRHELSPPQKRMRRDWDEHTADPYHSGYEMPYSGVSTGPSYGPPQPWAHPEMHVTQHHILPIQARLGNIAEVDLGIAPPVMKSFKEFLLSLDDSVDETEAVKRYNDYKLDFRRQQMQDFFLAHKDEEWFRSKYHPEEAGRRKQEAQNALQNRLNVFLYLMDNGWFEGLQLDIDKAGAIIKVLDAAVIKMEGGTDHDLKILDQEEEEERAEKAEPGKKEENRLLEQDRKVSEKEEKKEEAKKAKTADEEAAEEKTKKSSEEEERRAEKKEESDKDTKKTSRKRKRKRSGNDSYDEGSVSESDTDSEGGRPQGEDKEDKKPKEEPATPKDGEGSPKGKEKDGEAKPRALHKTCSLFVRNIAPNIPQAEIVAFCKRYPGFMRVALSDPQPERRFFRRGWVTFDRSVNIKEICWNLQNIRLRDCELSPGVNRDLTRRVRNINGITQHKQILRNDIKLAAKLIHAMDDRTQLWGAGEAQLSSEVSNLPSQNPILKNITDYLIEEVSAEEEELLGRSGEPSEEPPKEGNPAEITVERDEKLVKVLDKLLLYLRIVHSVDYYNTSEYLNEDEMPNRCGIIHVRGPIPPNRVTHREVAEWQKTFEEKLMPLFSVRESLSDEEALKMGKKDPEQEVENFVTANTQELGKDKWQCPLSGKKFKGPEFVRKHIFNKHAEKIEEVKKEVAFFNNFLMDAKRPALPELKLNQPPVPGQGLAPGLPYPPQAPQGLMPYGQPRPPILGYGGGPPYPPAPYAAGRGNYDTFRGQAGYLNKPRNRMVRGDPRAIVEYRDLDAPEDVDFF; encoded by the exons ATGGGGGACAGCGACGATGAATACGACCGCAGGCGCAGGGACAAATTCCGACGTGAGAGAAGTGACTATGATCGCTCTCGAGAGCGCGATGACAGGCGCCGAGATGACTGGAGTGACAG GGAGTGGGACCGAGGCCGAGAACGCCGGAGCAGAGGTGAATACCGTGATTATGACCGGAGCAGGCGGGAGCGGTTCTCCCCGCCTCGTCACGAGCTGAGTCCGCCGCAGAAACGCATGAGACGTGATTG GGATGAGCACACAGCAGATCCCTATCACAGCGGCTACGAGATGCCTTACAGTGGGGTCTCCACCGGCCCATCATACGGGCCTCCCCAGCCTTGGGCACACCCTGAAATGCATGTGACGCAGCATCACATCCTCCCCATCCAAGCCAG GCTGGGGAACATTGCAGAAGTGGATCTGGGTATCGCTCCCCCCGTCATGAAGAGCTTTAAGGAATTCCTCCTCTCCTTGGACGACTCCGTTGACGAGACAGAAGCCGTGAAGCGCTACAATGACTACAAGCTGGATTTCCGCCGCCAGCAGATGCAGGACTTCTTCCTAGCCCACAAGGATGAAGAGTG GTTCCGGTCCAAGTACCACCCGGAAGAAGCCGGGCGGAGGAAGCAGGAGGCCCAGAACGCCCTCCAGAACCGGCTCAACGTCTTCCTCTACCTCATGGACAATGGCTGGTTTGAGGGCTTGCAGCTGGACATCGACAAGGCCGGCGCCATCATCAAGGTCCTGGATGCTG CTGTCATCAAGATGGAGGGGGGGACGGACCACGACCTGAAGATCTtggaccaggaggaggaggaggagcgggcAGAGAAGGCCGAGccggggaagaaggaggagaaccggCTGCTGGAGCAGGACCGGAAGGTCTccgagaaggaggagaagaaagaggaggccAAGAAGGCCAAG ACCGCCGACGAGGAAGCCGCAGAGGAGAAGACGAAGAAGAGCTCAGAGGAAGAGGAGAGGCGGGCGGAGAAGAAAGAGGAGTCGGACAAGGACACGAAGAAG ACCAGCCGCAAGCGGAAGAGGAAGCGCAGTGGGAACGACAGCTACGACGAGGGCAGTGTTTCAGAGTCTGACACCGATTCGGAGGGCGGGCGCCCGCAAGGGGAGGACAAAGAAG ACAAGAAGCCCAAGGAGGAGCCGGCCACCCCGAAGGATGGGGAGGGGTCTCCCAAGGGCAAGGAGAAGGACGGGGAGGCCAAGCCCCGCGCCCTGCACAAGACCTGCTCCCTGTTCGTGCGCAACATCGCCCCCAACATCCCCCAGGCAGAGATCGTGGCG TTCTGCAAAAGATACCCCGGCTTTATGAGAGTGGCCCTGTCTGACCCGCAGCCAGAAAGGAG GTTTTTCCGAAGGGGCTGGGTGACGTTTGATCGCAGTGTGAACATCAAGGAAATCTGCTGGAACCTCCAGAACATTCGG CTGCGAGACTGTGAACTGAGCCCCGGCGTCAACCGGGACCTCACCCGCCGGGTCCGCAACATCAATGGCATCACGCAGCACAAACAGATCTTGCGCAACGACATCAAGCTGGCGGCCAAGCTGATCCACGCCATGGACGACCGCACCCAGCTGTGGGGGGCTGGGGAGGCCCAGCTATCTTCCGAAGTTTCG AACTTGCCCTCCCAGAATCCCATCCTGAAGAACATCACCGACTACCTGATCGAAGAGGTCAGCGCAGAAGAGGAGGAGCTGCTGGGCAGAAGCGGGGAGCCATCTGAGGAGCCCCCCAAAGAGGGGAACCCGGCCGAGATCACGGTGGAGCGGGACGAGAAGCTCGTCAAG GTGCTGGACAAGCTGCTGCTGTACCTGCGCATCGTCCACTCGGTGGACTATTACAACACCTCCGAGTACCTCAACGAGGACGAGATGCCCAATCGCTGCGGGATCATCCACGTGCGGGGGCCGATTCCCCCGAATCGCGTCACTCACAgggaag TGGCTGAGTGGCAGAAGACTTTTGAGGAGAAGCTGATGCCCCTGTTCAGCGTCCGGGAATCCCTCTCGGACGAGGAAGCCCTCAAGATGGGCAAGAAGGACCCCGAGCAGGAAGTGGAGAATTTTGTCACCGCCAACACCCAGGAGCTGGGCAAGGACAAGTGGCAGTGCCCACTCAGCGGAAAGAAGTTCAAG GGCCCCGAGTTTGTGCGCAAGCACATCTTCAACAAGCACGCGGAGAAGATCGAGGAGGTGAAGAAAGAGGTGGCCTTCTTCAACAACTTCCTCATGGACGCCAAGAGGCCCGCCCTGCCCGAGCTCAAGCTGAACCAGCCGCCGGTCCCCGGACAGG GCCTGGCACCAGGGTTGCCTTATCCACCGCAGGCCCCCCAGGGACTGATGCCCTATGGACAGCCGCGCCCGCCCATCCTGGGATACGGAG GAGGTCCTCCCTACCCTCCCGCCCCATATGCTGCCGGAAGGGGCAACTATGACACCTTCCGAGGGCAGGCCGGATACCTGAATAAACCACGGAACAG GATGGTTCGAGGGGACCCTCGCGCTATCGTCGAGTACCGGGACCTGGACGCTCCAGAGGATGTTGACTTCTTCTGA
- the SRRT gene encoding serrate RNA effector molecule homolog isoform X1: protein MGDSDDEYDRRRRDKFRRERSDYDRSRERDDRRRDDWSDREWDRGRERRSRGEYRDYDRSRRERFSPPRHELSPPQKRMRRDWDEHTADPYHSGYEMPYSGVSTGPSYGPPQPWAHPEMHVTQHHILPIQARLGNIAEVDLGIAPPVMKSFKEFLLSLDDSVDETEAVKRYNDYKLDFRRQQMQDFFLAHKDEEWFRSKYHPEEAGRRKQEAQNALQNRLNVFLYLMDNGWFEGLQLDIDKAGAIIKVLDAAVIKMEGGTDHDLKILDQEEEEERAEKAEPGKKEENRLLEQDRKVSEKEEKKEEAKKAKTADEEAAEEKTKKSSEEEERRAEKKEESDKDTKKTSRKRKRKRSGNDSYDEGSVSESDTDSEGGRPQGEDKEADKKPKEEPATPKDGEGSPKGKEKDGEAKPRALHKTCSLFVRNIAPNIPQAEIVAFCKRYPGFMRVALSDPQPERRFFRRGWVTFDRSVNIKEICWNLQNIRLRDCELSPGVNRDLTRRVRNINGITQHKQILRNDIKLAAKLIHAMDDRTQLWGAGEAQLSSEVSNLPSQNPILKNITDYLIEEVSAEEEELLGRSGEPSEEPPKEGNPAEITVERDEKLVKVLDKLLLYLRIVHSVDYYNTSEYLNEDEMPNRCGIIHVRGPIPPNRVTHREVAEWQKTFEEKLMPLFSVRESLSDEEALKMGKKDPEQEVENFVTANTQELGKDKWQCPLSGKKFKGPEFVRKHIFNKHAEKIEEVKKEVAFFNNFLMDAKRPALPELKLNQPPVPGQGLAPGLPYPPQAPQGLMPYGQPRPPILGYGGGPPYPPAPYAAGRGNYDTFRGQAGYLNKPRNRMVRGDPRAIVEYRDLDAPEDVDFF, encoded by the exons ATGGGGGACAGCGACGATGAATACGACCGCAGGCGCAGGGACAAATTCCGACGTGAGAGAAGTGACTATGATCGCTCTCGAGAGCGCGATGACAGGCGCCGAGATGACTGGAGTGACAG GGAGTGGGACCGAGGCCGAGAACGCCGGAGCAGAGGTGAATACCGTGATTATGACCGGAGCAGGCGGGAGCGGTTCTCCCCGCCTCGTCACGAGCTGAGTCCGCCGCAGAAACGCATGAGACGTGATTG GGATGAGCACACAGCAGATCCCTATCACAGCGGCTACGAGATGCCTTACAGTGGGGTCTCCACCGGCCCATCATACGGGCCTCCCCAGCCTTGGGCACACCCTGAAATGCATGTGACGCAGCATCACATCCTCCCCATCCAAGCCAG GCTGGGGAACATTGCAGAAGTGGATCTGGGTATCGCTCCCCCCGTCATGAAGAGCTTTAAGGAATTCCTCCTCTCCTTGGACGACTCCGTTGACGAGACAGAAGCCGTGAAGCGCTACAATGACTACAAGCTGGATTTCCGCCGCCAGCAGATGCAGGACTTCTTCCTAGCCCACAAGGATGAAGAGTG GTTCCGGTCCAAGTACCACCCGGAAGAAGCCGGGCGGAGGAAGCAGGAGGCCCAGAACGCCCTCCAGAACCGGCTCAACGTCTTCCTCTACCTCATGGACAATGGCTGGTTTGAGGGCTTGCAGCTGGACATCGACAAGGCCGGCGCCATCATCAAGGTCCTGGATGCTG CTGTCATCAAGATGGAGGGGGGGACGGACCACGACCTGAAGATCTtggaccaggaggaggaggaggagcgggcAGAGAAGGCCGAGccggggaagaaggaggagaaccggCTGCTGGAGCAGGACCGGAAGGTCTccgagaaggaggagaagaaagaggaggccAAGAAGGCCAAG ACCGCCGACGAGGAAGCCGCAGAGGAGAAGACGAAGAAGAGCTCAGAGGAAGAGGAGAGGCGGGCGGAGAAGAAAGAGGAGTCGGACAAGGACACGAAGAAG ACCAGCCGCAAGCGGAAGAGGAAGCGCAGTGGGAACGACAGCTACGACGAGGGCAGTGTTTCAGAGTCTGACACCGATTCGGAGGGCGGGCGCCCGCAAGGGGAGGACAAAGAAG CAGACAAGAAGCCCAAGGAGGAGCCGGCCACCCCGAAGGATGGGGAGGGGTCTCCCAAGGGCAAGGAGAAGGACGGGGAGGCCAAGCCCCGCGCCCTGCACAAGACCTGCTCCCTGTTCGTGCGCAACATCGCCCCCAACATCCCCCAGGCAGAGATCGTGGCG TTCTGCAAAAGATACCCCGGCTTTATGAGAGTGGCCCTGTCTGACCCGCAGCCAGAAAGGAG GTTTTTCCGAAGGGGCTGGGTGACGTTTGATCGCAGTGTGAACATCAAGGAAATCTGCTGGAACCTCCAGAACATTCGG CTGCGAGACTGTGAACTGAGCCCCGGCGTCAACCGGGACCTCACCCGCCGGGTCCGCAACATCAATGGCATCACGCAGCACAAACAGATCTTGCGCAACGACATCAAGCTGGCGGCCAAGCTGATCCACGCCATGGACGACCGCACCCAGCTGTGGGGGGCTGGGGAGGCCCAGCTATCTTCCGAAGTTTCG AACTTGCCCTCCCAGAATCCCATCCTGAAGAACATCACCGACTACCTGATCGAAGAGGTCAGCGCAGAAGAGGAGGAGCTGCTGGGCAGAAGCGGGGAGCCATCTGAGGAGCCCCCCAAAGAGGGGAACCCGGCCGAGATCACGGTGGAGCGGGACGAGAAGCTCGTCAAG GTGCTGGACAAGCTGCTGCTGTACCTGCGCATCGTCCACTCGGTGGACTATTACAACACCTCCGAGTACCTCAACGAGGACGAGATGCCCAATCGCTGCGGGATCATCCACGTGCGGGGGCCGATTCCCCCGAATCGCGTCACTCACAgggaag TGGCTGAGTGGCAGAAGACTTTTGAGGAGAAGCTGATGCCCCTGTTCAGCGTCCGGGAATCCCTCTCGGACGAGGAAGCCCTCAAGATGGGCAAGAAGGACCCCGAGCAGGAAGTGGAGAATTTTGTCACCGCCAACACCCAGGAGCTGGGCAAGGACAAGTGGCAGTGCCCACTCAGCGGAAAGAAGTTCAAG GGCCCCGAGTTTGTGCGCAAGCACATCTTCAACAAGCACGCGGAGAAGATCGAGGAGGTGAAGAAAGAGGTGGCCTTCTTCAACAACTTCCTCATGGACGCCAAGAGGCCCGCCCTGCCCGAGCTCAAGCTGAACCAGCCGCCGGTCCCCGGACAGG GCCTGGCACCAGGGTTGCCTTATCCACCGCAGGCCCCCCAGGGACTGATGCCCTATGGACAGCCGCGCCCGCCCATCCTGGGATACGGAG GAGGTCCTCCCTACCCTCCCGCCCCATATGCTGCCGGAAGGGGCAACTATGACACCTTCCGAGGGCAGGCCGGATACCTGAATAAACCACGGAACAG GATGGTTCGAGGGGACCCTCGCGCTATCGTCGAGTACCGGGACCTGGACGCTCCAGAGGATGTTGACTTCTTCTGA
- the SRRT gene encoding serrate RNA effector molecule homolog isoform X3, which produces MGDSDDEYDRRRRDKFRRERSDYDRSRERDDRRRDDWSDREWDRGRERRSRGEYRDYDRSRRERFSPPRHELSPPQKRMRRDWDEHTADPYHSGYEMPYSGVSTGPSYGPPQPWAHPEMHVTQHHILPIQARLGNIAEVDLGIAPPVMKSFKEFLLSLDDSVDETEAVKRYNDYKLDFRRQQMQDFFLAHKDEEWFRSKYHPEEAGRRKQEAQNALQNRLNVFLYLMDNGWFEGLQLDIDKAGAIIKVLDAAVIKMEGGTDHDLKILDQEEEEERAEKAEPGKKEENRLLEQDRKVSEKEEKKEEAKKAKTADEEAAEEKTKKSSEEEERRAEKKEESDKDTKKTSRKRKRKRSGNDSYDEGSVSESDTDSEGGRPQGEDKEADKKPKEEPATPKDGEGSPKGKEKDGEAKPRALHKTCSLFVRNIAPNIPQAEIVAFCKRYPGFMRVALSDPQPERRFFRRGWVTFDRSVNIKEICWNLQNIRLRDCELSPGVNRDLTRRVRNINGITQHKQILRNDIKLAAKLIHAMDDRTQLWGAGEAQLSSEVSNLPSQNPILKNITDYLIEEVSAEEEELLGRSGEPSEEPPKEGNPAEITVERDEKLVKVLDKLLLYLRIVHSVDYYNTSEYLNEDEMPNRCGIIHVRGPIPPNRVTHREVAEWQKTFEEKLMPLFSVRESLSDEEALKMGKKDPEQEVENFVTANTQELGKDKWQCPLSGKKFKGPEFVRKHIFNKHAEKIEEVKKEVAFFNNFLMDAKRPALPELKLNQPPVPGQGGPPYPPAPYAAGRGNYDTFRGQAGYLNKPRNRMVRGDPRAIVEYRDLDAPEDVDFF; this is translated from the exons ATGGGGGACAGCGACGATGAATACGACCGCAGGCGCAGGGACAAATTCCGACGTGAGAGAAGTGACTATGATCGCTCTCGAGAGCGCGATGACAGGCGCCGAGATGACTGGAGTGACAG GGAGTGGGACCGAGGCCGAGAACGCCGGAGCAGAGGTGAATACCGTGATTATGACCGGAGCAGGCGGGAGCGGTTCTCCCCGCCTCGTCACGAGCTGAGTCCGCCGCAGAAACGCATGAGACGTGATTG GGATGAGCACACAGCAGATCCCTATCACAGCGGCTACGAGATGCCTTACAGTGGGGTCTCCACCGGCCCATCATACGGGCCTCCCCAGCCTTGGGCACACCCTGAAATGCATGTGACGCAGCATCACATCCTCCCCATCCAAGCCAG GCTGGGGAACATTGCAGAAGTGGATCTGGGTATCGCTCCCCCCGTCATGAAGAGCTTTAAGGAATTCCTCCTCTCCTTGGACGACTCCGTTGACGAGACAGAAGCCGTGAAGCGCTACAATGACTACAAGCTGGATTTCCGCCGCCAGCAGATGCAGGACTTCTTCCTAGCCCACAAGGATGAAGAGTG GTTCCGGTCCAAGTACCACCCGGAAGAAGCCGGGCGGAGGAAGCAGGAGGCCCAGAACGCCCTCCAGAACCGGCTCAACGTCTTCCTCTACCTCATGGACAATGGCTGGTTTGAGGGCTTGCAGCTGGACATCGACAAGGCCGGCGCCATCATCAAGGTCCTGGATGCTG CTGTCATCAAGATGGAGGGGGGGACGGACCACGACCTGAAGATCTtggaccaggaggaggaggaggagcgggcAGAGAAGGCCGAGccggggaagaaggaggagaaccggCTGCTGGAGCAGGACCGGAAGGTCTccgagaaggaggagaagaaagaggaggccAAGAAGGCCAAG ACCGCCGACGAGGAAGCCGCAGAGGAGAAGACGAAGAAGAGCTCAGAGGAAGAGGAGAGGCGGGCGGAGAAGAAAGAGGAGTCGGACAAGGACACGAAGAAG ACCAGCCGCAAGCGGAAGAGGAAGCGCAGTGGGAACGACAGCTACGACGAGGGCAGTGTTTCAGAGTCTGACACCGATTCGGAGGGCGGGCGCCCGCAAGGGGAGGACAAAGAAG CAGACAAGAAGCCCAAGGAGGAGCCGGCCACCCCGAAGGATGGGGAGGGGTCTCCCAAGGGCAAGGAGAAGGACGGGGAGGCCAAGCCCCGCGCCCTGCACAAGACCTGCTCCCTGTTCGTGCGCAACATCGCCCCCAACATCCCCCAGGCAGAGATCGTGGCG TTCTGCAAAAGATACCCCGGCTTTATGAGAGTGGCCCTGTCTGACCCGCAGCCAGAAAGGAG GTTTTTCCGAAGGGGCTGGGTGACGTTTGATCGCAGTGTGAACATCAAGGAAATCTGCTGGAACCTCCAGAACATTCGG CTGCGAGACTGTGAACTGAGCCCCGGCGTCAACCGGGACCTCACCCGCCGGGTCCGCAACATCAATGGCATCACGCAGCACAAACAGATCTTGCGCAACGACATCAAGCTGGCGGCCAAGCTGATCCACGCCATGGACGACCGCACCCAGCTGTGGGGGGCTGGGGAGGCCCAGCTATCTTCCGAAGTTTCG AACTTGCCCTCCCAGAATCCCATCCTGAAGAACATCACCGACTACCTGATCGAAGAGGTCAGCGCAGAAGAGGAGGAGCTGCTGGGCAGAAGCGGGGAGCCATCTGAGGAGCCCCCCAAAGAGGGGAACCCGGCCGAGATCACGGTGGAGCGGGACGAGAAGCTCGTCAAG GTGCTGGACAAGCTGCTGCTGTACCTGCGCATCGTCCACTCGGTGGACTATTACAACACCTCCGAGTACCTCAACGAGGACGAGATGCCCAATCGCTGCGGGATCATCCACGTGCGGGGGCCGATTCCCCCGAATCGCGTCACTCACAgggaag TGGCTGAGTGGCAGAAGACTTTTGAGGAGAAGCTGATGCCCCTGTTCAGCGTCCGGGAATCCCTCTCGGACGAGGAAGCCCTCAAGATGGGCAAGAAGGACCCCGAGCAGGAAGTGGAGAATTTTGTCACCGCCAACACCCAGGAGCTGGGCAAGGACAAGTGGCAGTGCCCACTCAGCGGAAAGAAGTTCAAG GGCCCCGAGTTTGTGCGCAAGCACATCTTCAACAAGCACGCGGAGAAGATCGAGGAGGTGAAGAAAGAGGTGGCCTTCTTCAACAACTTCCTCATGGACGCCAAGAGGCCCGCCCTGCCCGAGCTCAAGCTGAACCAGCCGCCGGTCCCCGGACAGG GAGGTCCTCCCTACCCTCCCGCCCCATATGCTGCCGGAAGGGGCAACTATGACACCTTCCGAGGGCAGGCCGGATACCTGAATAAACCACGGAACAG GATGGTTCGAGGGGACCCTCGCGCTATCGTCGAGTACCGGGACCTGGACGCTCCAGAGGATGTTGACTTCTTCTGA
- the SRRT gene encoding serrate RNA effector molecule homolog isoform X4 gives MSGVQRMKVANERHSKSITQRGGPHRAPAPQEEKAPVGPWLLALFVFVVCGSAIFQMIQSIRLGG, from the exons ATGTCCGGGGTGCAGCGCATGAAGGTGGCCAACGAGCGGCACAGCAAGAGCATCACGCAGCGCGGCGGCCCCCACCGAGCCCCG GCCCCCCAGGAGGAGAAGGCCCCCGTCGGCCCCTGGCTCCTGGCCCTCTTCGTCTTCGTGGTCTGCGGGTCAG CCATCTTCCAGATGATTCAGAGCATCCGCCTCGGAGGCTAG